The genomic stretch TTGAAATCTTTGTACGCCGCATCCTTTTTCGCAAAGGTGTAAATATGCGTCTGCTCGTACCCATGATTGAGCAGATAGGAGTTGACGAACTGATGTTGAAGCACCTTGTCGTCCGCTTTCGGCGGCGCCGGCACCCGACCGTCTTTGATCATGTTCAGGAAGCCTTTGGAGGTGACGAGATATTCGAGCGGGTAGACGTCAACACTGGTCGTCCCAAGTTCGCGCACACTCTCAAGGTCCTCATGCAATTGCTCGATCGTCTGCCCCGGCAGTTGATAGAGCAGGTCCATATTGTACGCTTTGAAATACTTCTCCGCCAGTTCTCGCGTTTGCTTGATTTCGTCAAGCGAAGCGGTCAGGTTGAACAATTTGCGGTAGTACGGATTAAAAGTTTGAACGCCAAAGGAGATCCGATTGACACCGTTCGCCGCCATCGCTTTCAGCTTGTCTTCCGAAGCGCTCTTCGCCTCGACTTCGAAGCTCCACTCGATGTCATCTTTTAACGTGAAATTCTCTTGAATCGTCGTGCAGAGGTCTTCGATCATCTTCGGAGACAACACGGAAGGCGTGCCGCCGCCAACATAGATGGCATCGAGCTTGAACTGTTGGATATAGGGCGTGCTGGCGATGGCTTTCAACTCTTTGAGCAGCGAATCCACGTAGGGCTGCAATTTGTCTTGGTAGTTCGTCGAACGAATGAACGGACAGAACGTGCAGATCGTGTCACAGAACGGAATGTGCACATAAAGCGACTTCGTTCCTGGCAACGGCGTACGCGCCGAGTTCAAAAATTGACGAACGGTCTCCACCGGTTCCGGCCCCTCTTGGATGAACGGATAGAGATAGTTCCACATGTTTGGCAGTTTTTTGTAAGGCAAAGCGCTATGCTGCGACATCTTTGTAAGTACCCCCTTTTCTTGGTCAGAGGCTGACAGGGGTTGCCCCCCTGTCAGCCGAATATGTGATCACAGATTCTGGCGCCTATGTTACGCAGCTACGATGATCCACTCACGCATGTTCTCTCCCCCTTTCAAATAGCATCGGCGCAGCAAACGCACGTTGAAGATACCATCCATGCGCGCATCCCTTTGCGCTTTCCTCACCATCTACGAGGTCGAACTTTTCAGAAGATTACTCGATCGTCACGCCTACGAGAATCCACTCACGCATGTTTCCTCCCCCTTTCATGAAGCTACGGCGCAGCAAACGCACGTTGACGATACTAAGCCATTCGCGCATTTCTTTTCACGTTCCTCATGAACGATGCGGCAGCGCTTAGAAACCTTTCGTATCTCCGATAGGAAGCCAATTTTTCATCTTGTGTCCCCCCTTTCACGAGATGAGTCAGGATTGTCATACACCACTACAGTTCAACTACAGGGATCCATTCTTTGATCATGCCGTACACCCCCTCTCGTTTCGCCTGCGGTGGGACGATTAAAATTCCACATCAGATGTGCCTACAGAGAGCCATTCTTTGATCATTACGTACACCCCCTCGTTTTGCACATGATCGGTTGAGAGTTATTTACTTCACCGCCACCAACCGTGGAACTGTCACACACCACTACGCTTCAACGACAGTGAGCCATTCTTTGATCATCCCGTACACCCCCTCGTTTTGCCCATGATCGGTTGAGAGCTATTTACTTCACCGCCACCAACGGTGGGACTGTCACACACCATTACGCTTCAACGACAGTGAGCCATTCTTTGATCATCCCGTACACCCCCTCGTTTTGCTTACGTTAGATATGTATTTAAGGCTAAAACAAATTATCACACGTCAGTTGAATTATTAACCGGAAAATATTTTATTAAATAACATAAATCCCTTCCTCTCTTCACAATCAGAAAACCCGGACTGGTAGTCAGTCCGGGTTCCGTGTCTGTTCCTGATTAGGTAAACACGATCAATTCATCATCAAACGTGAAGTCTGCACGCTCGTTCAACTGGGAGGAGATCCGGTCATGCACTTCGCGGGTGCGCTCCGGCAACATTTCAATCATCATGTTCATATACCACGGCTGGCCTTCGCGAGTCAGCAAGAGCCGGTTACCTTCTCGTTTGATCAAACCTTTTGCTTCGAACTGGTCGAGCAATTCATAGTAGCGGGCATCCAACTCATGACGGTCGATGTCATCAAGATCGATCGACATCCGTTTGGGGAAGTAGATCAAGCCTTTCTCACGTGCATGGTAGTCGTTGACGATCTCGACAGACAGCCCGTTTTCTTCGACCGCACGGAGATAGTTTTCCACCGTGTCAAAATTGCGATAGACCATGCCCGCTTGGTAGGAAAAAGCGGAAAGTCCTGCCCCGATACACTCATCTTCGTAGTGACCGTACAACGTCTCACCGAACATGAACCGTTTGTGTTCGGCATCTTGGCGAATAAAGGTATAGATGAACTCCTGCTTGTAGCCGTGCTCAACGAGGAATTGGGTCACCGCCTCCTGCTGAGCCACCTTTTCATACGCGTTCGGCGGCTTGGGAATGCGTTCATTTTTGATCGACTGCAGGAACCCTTTGGAGGTGATCGTGTAGTCGAGCGGATACGCATCAATCGAGGTGGTATTCAGTTCAAGCGCATGTTGCAGATCTGCCTGAATCTCTTCCCATGTCTGACCTGGCAATTGGTAGAGCAAGTCCATGTTAAATCCTTTGAAATACTTACCTGCCAGCTCCCGCGTGCGTTTGATCTCATCGTGCGATGCTGTCAAATTGAACATTTTGCGGAACTTCGGGTCGAAAGTCTGAACACCAAACGAGATGCGATTAACACCCTGTTCGTGCATCGCCTTCAATTTGTCTTCTGTCGCGCTTTTCGCTTCCACTTCAAACGTCCATTCGAAACCGTTTTTCAGTTTGAAGTGGCTGTGGACCGTCTCACCGATCATGTGGATCTGCTCTGCCGAAAGCACGGAAGGCGTTCCGCCGCCGACGAAGATTGCATCGAGCGCTACTCCTTGAATGCGCGGGGTAGAGGCGATGAGCTTCAGCTCTTTGATCAACGCATCCACATACGGCTGCAATTTATCCTGATAGTTGGTCGAACGGACAAACGGGCAAAACGTGCAGATCGTATCACAGAATGGAATGTGCATGTACAGCGTCTTCTTGCCACGTTGAGGTGCTGGCGTTTGTAAAAATTGACGCACATGCTCCACCGAAAGATCAGAACGCTTCAGATAGGGGTAGAGGTACACCCACATCTTAGGCAACGCGTGAAAGGGGAGCTCTTTTGCTCCAGAATCGGACATGTTCATGGCCTCCTCGTCTTTTCTCATCACATCTTCTATAAATGAACTCTATGAGCATACCCCTCGTATCAGAATAGCAAGGAGAGGAAAAAATTCCCTCTCCTTGCTCCAGCAGCAGTTCATTTCTGAACGACTCTCTAGTTCTCGATAATGATCCAGTTACGTTCGTGGATGATCCAAGACATGTCTTTCACCTCCTAAAAATATAAATGAATATTGATCACATAAATATTATAATCTTTCATTTTATTGTTTTCAATATAAATTATAAATTAAATATTTATCTACAAATTGTGACAGGCCCCCAAAAAGAAGAACCCTTGTCATGACAAGGGTTCTTTAGGCATGCATTGTCGATTTTTCTTTTGCTCTGTCACCTAGCGCCGCTTTCAACCACGGGGAGACAAGGAGTGCGGAGATCACACAGACTCCAGTCAGAATGTAGCCACCGATGTGCGTCGGAATATAGACGCCGATCACCGAGAATAACGGGAGCGAGATCGCATAGGCGAGGCGCGAAGCGGTCAGCCAGGACGCGACGACACGACCGCGGTTGTCAGCTCTCGAGTAGGTCATCAGCGACGTTTCGGCAATGATGTTCACACCTTGCGAGAAGATATAGGTTACGACGAGGGCGACCAAGAACCAATACCAGCCCGTCATGGAGAACATCACACCGAGTCCGACCCCGTAGATGATATGGCAAGGGAAGAAGATCTTGAAAAAGGCGCTCTCGTCAAACGGTTTTTTCTTAAAATACCACTTGATCAGCCATGCGCCGATCAGATAAGCGACCGCCGTCATCGAATAGCCGATGCCCATGCCCGTGTTACCCGTCTGCACCACTTCGAGAATGAAGATCGCAAAGAGGATGTAGACATACCCGAGCACAAAGTCACGCGCAGCTGTGATCCAAAATACAGCGACCAACTGCGGGGTGGCGCGGACATAGTCGTACCCTTCTCTGACTTGCTGCCAGTACGGCGGGCGGACTTTGACCTCTGTTGGCTGGGGGTGATAGCGCATCAAGACGATACAGACGGCCGCAAAGAGATAGGAAAATGCATCAAAATACATGATCGGATAAGGGCCGACCCAGTCGGCCACAAAACCGCCGAGCGCGCTTGCAACAACCATCGTGATCGAATTGAGGATCGCAAAGGAGGAAGTTGCTTTGATGATCTGCTTTTCTTCGACGATCTCCGGCACCATCGCCGTGCGCGCAGGCTGGAAAGCGGCAGAGACGAGGCTTGAGGCGACGATCAGCGCATAGATCAGCCAGATGTTCTGAAGATAGACCCCGTACACGATCATCAGCGTCAACACGAAGCGCAACAGGTTGCTCCAGATCATGATTCGCTTTTTGTTCCAGCGATCCACAAAAGGTCCGACAAAAATACTGCCAAACAGCGTGGGCAGGATCGTGGCGATAAACATGCCGCCAACTGTAGCGGCCGACGGGTGCAGTTCGTATAGAATGACAATCATCACCACGCCTCGGAACCAATCGCCAAACAGGGAAACGAGTTGACCCAAGTACAGCAGCGTGAAATTGCGATTGTGAAACAATGAAGGCTCTTTCACAGCACAGCCCCCTTCTTTTATTTTATAATCATCTATTAAAAATAAAAATACCAGCAACAGGGCAAAATCCCTGCATGCTGGTACCATTTTCTTCATATTTCTTTTTATTTTGGCAAAACGATCGAGACGGTCCGCATCTCTGGATCGAGATGTTCACGTAGACGCTGGTTGACCTGCTCCAACGTCAAGCTTTCCATCACGCCAATGATGTCGAAGAAATCCGCATCGCGGAACGTATAGCTCGTAAAATAACGGGCGAGGGCACGCGCCGAATCGAGCGCCGCCACCATTTGACCGACCATCTTGCAACGGGCCCGATTGAAGTCCTCCTCCGAAACGCCATGTTCTGTCGCTTCGGCAAATGCCGCTTCGACCACCGCCAACACGCGATCCGGATCTTTCGTATTACCGCCGAAGATGGAGTGGGCAAAGCGCGGAGTTACATCATAGGACCAGCTAAAGCGTTTGTCGATGATGCCCTCCTCGTACATGCGGTTAAAGAGCGGCGAGCTTCTCCCGATCAGCGCTTCCAGACCGATCGAAGTCGCATACTCGTTGATGATCATCTCTTTGCCAGACACACGGCTCATGTCTTTGAAACCAAATTGCATAGAAGGCATCGAGATCAGCATTTTTTCTTCGTGGCGCGCACGGCGAACAGGGGTCGGCTCATTTTGGATAATGCGCTCGATCTCCGGCTGGCGTTTGAAATCTTTTGCCGCCTGGTTGTCACGAATCAGCGCATGAATGTGCACCGGGTCAACATCCCCCACCACGACCACCGACATGTTGCTCGGATGGTAGAACGTGTTGTAACACTTGTACAGGGTATCCTTGTCGATCTGCTGAATCGTATCCACCGTTCCGGCAATGTCGATGGCGATCGGATGCACCTGATACATCCCTTCGATCAGATTGAAATAAACGCGCCAAGCGGGATCGTCATCATACATGCGAATCTCCTGCTCGATGATCCCTTTCTCCTTTTCGACGTTCTCCTCGGTGAAGTAGGGCTCCTGCACGTAGTTGAGCAGCGTGGTCAGGTTCTCATCCAGGAAATCGGTCGAAGAGAACAGATAGGCGGTCGTATCAAACGAAGTGAACGCATTTGACATCGCGCCATAGCGGGCGAACGTTTTAAACACGTCTTCACCGCTCTCCTGTTCGAACATCTTGTGCTCCAAGAAATGAGCGATGCCGTCCGGAACGATCGTCGGTTCGTCGGCACCGGGCACAACAAACTCACGGTCGATCGAACCGTATTTTGTGGAGAACATCGCGTAAGTTTGCTTGAATCCTTCCCGCGGGATCACGTATACGTTTAGCCCGTTGTCTAGTTGATCGTGGAAAGCGCTCAGTTTCAGTTGTTCATTGCGAATTTCACGCACCGTGGTTCCCCTCCTCATTGCGAAGCGTATAGATCGTGTCAAATTGCAGGCCTTGCGCCACGCGGACGACATCTTCGACGGTGACTTTTTGGAACGCTTCGATCATTTCCTCGCGCGTGCGCACGCGACCAGCGATCAGGCCGTTTAAGTGAAAATCGGCGAACGACGTCGGGGTATCCATCGCCGTCTTGTAGGCGTTGATCAAAGCAGAGATCGTGAACTCCATCTCCTCAGCGCTGATGTCGCCTTTTTTGATCGTTTCAAATTGCTCACGGATGATATCCACCGCTTGGTCAATCTTGTCAAATTCCACGCCGGCATAGACGCTGATGATGCCTTTGTGACCCTCGAGTCGAGACATGCAGTAATAGGCCAACGAGTGCTTCTCGCGGACGTTGACGAACAGTTTGGAGTGCGGGAAAGCACCGAGCACGCCGTTGCAGACATGCATGGCCGCATAATCATCCGACTCCCAAGCCACGTTGCTCCATACACCGATGTTCAGCTTGCCTTGGTTGATGGCCAGGCGTTCGACCACCTCTTTGACCTCATGCGTTTCATGCTGAACCTGCACAGCTTGAAAATGCAACTGCGGGTCGCGCTCCATGTTGAAAACGCTAAAAATATCTTGAACCACTTGGTCGATCTCCACGTCTCCGATCACATAGATGTGGATCGGTGCCGTTTTCAACAACTCTTGGTAGACCGCATAAAGCGATTGCGGGGTGATCTCATCGATGCGTTCCTCATAACCCAGTCGCGGAATCGCGAAAGGTTCCCCTTTGGTCATCTCTTGGATGCATCGCTCACCTGCGTAGACGATCTTGTCATCAATTACGGCTGCCAACCGTTTTTTGTGCTGTTCTTTCTCCGCCTGCACATACTCAGGCAGGAAAGCGCCGTCTTCCAATCGCGGACGGAGCATCACATCGGAGAGGATGCCGAGCGCCTTTTTGAACAGACCTTCGCCTTGTTTGAGAAATTTTTCATTGGGGACGTTCATCGAAAAATCGACCACTTGGCGCTCCCCTTTTTTGTCGATGATAGCAGACAACGAGGCGCCATACAGTTCGTCAAGCGCAAGTTGGAGCTTCTCGGGTGTCGGATATCGTTCAGAGCCACGATTTAACAGATAGGGAAGCACGGCCAATGGCGTCGCCGTCTCCTCGCGCAATTCTTGGGTAAAGGTCGCCACAATCGTGTTCATCCGGAACTTGTCGGTTGGCAAAACATGAACATAGATGCCACGTTCCTCACGGGTTTGAAACTGATTCATTGGGCTGTTCATCCTTTCGTATTCCGAGCCTTCAGGCATACTTATATTACTGAATATGTTCTCATAGTACTCGGAAATGTATTCCAATGCAAAAATCCCTCGCACACAACTCTCTCAAAGGGGTGCAAAGGGATCTATGTAAGCGGCTGGCTTAGGAGCGTCGAACCATGTTGCGTGCCGCCGCCTGTGCCACATCGAAGTCTACTTTTGAGATGATGGTGGATTCTTTAATCCAGTTTTGTACTTCCCGACTCATCGTGGGGGTCACATATTTAGGCGCCCCGAAGTTGTCAATCAGTTCCTTCTTGGTCATGCCGTGAGCTCTTAGACAGTGGTTGTTTGTCAAGATCTCCATCAATTCTCCACACGCAGGACACTGAAACATAGACACAACCTCCTAGTTCGAGTACGCCTAGGACATCCCTGTCGCAAGCACTCGTAGTCAGGGTTCGGTCACACGATGACCGGAAAAGCAGTCAGTCAGTTGTCAGAAAAGATTATCTATTTTATTTATACTATCCAGTCTACACCGCTTGACCAGCTTTCTCATGGGACTAAAGTCTTATTTTACAGTTTTTCCTATGTAAAAAGCACCTTGCCCAATCGGACAAAGTGCTTCATGATTTGCTACAGATGTTCACATTTTCCCTTTGAGATTCTTCAAGAGCTTCCAGATCACGCCAATTCCTGTCAGATAGTACAGCACCGACAAGATCCAACCACCAGTCGGATCGAGATCGGTCGCGTTCAGATTGACGAGCAACAGCATCGGGAAGACCCAGGTTAGGATACCGCCGAGGAAACCAGACAGTTGATCAAGAGAGAATGAATTGCTCTTCAGGCTTTTGTAGACGCCCATCAACAAATCGAGAGACATCAATCCTAGCACGGCCCACATTGTGTACATCATCCAACCAGTGAGAACGAAAGACATTGGATTCACCCTTTCATCAGGTCATATCATCCTTGTACTAACAGAGTATGATACGAGCCAGAGCAGGGACACTGTGCGGCTGCGGATTTTCAGGGTTACACGCGTTTGAACTTGCCGAGGATCTCGGCGCGCTCTTCCTCAGTACCGTCAAAGTTGGATGCAGAAAAGCGTTGTTCTGCCCACCGCTGCATCTCTTGACGGGATTCGAAATCGTAGGTGAGTTCGCCTTCGACCGAAGAGATTTCGGATACCACATAACGGCGTCCGTGTTGGTGGATGTTCATTTGGTTCCAATTATCCGTTTTATAGACGTTCATTTTCTTGCCGCCTTGTTGGCCCATGCCAATCCGCCTCCTTCGAAAAGAAAGCCCTTCCCGAAGGAAGAGCTCTATGTTTTGTGCTTACGACTTGAGCAGTGCGCCGATTTTTGCCAAGTAACGATATTTCGATGCGTCTTTCACGCGATAGGCCAACCAGCCGGTCGCTTTCATCTTCTTGCCGAGGGAACCGATCGCCTCTTTGCGGCCAAGCGATGCAACCGCGCCGAGCAGTACCGGATTGAACTTCTCGAGCTTGATGTGCTTCATGCTCGAGTAGATATTGACTGCCGCATTCTCGCCCATTTGCGTCGAGATCTGAGCGGTCGGCGGATACGGACGGCCATTCGGTGCCAGCACGAAGCAGGAATCGCCGATGATCCAAACGTTCTTTTCGTCCAGTGCACGCATGTACTCGTCCACTTTTGCACGACCGCGCGGTTCGGTTTGGAAACCAGATTCGGCAACCACCGGAATACCGCGCACACCGCCAGTCCAGATCATCGTGTCGCTGGAGATGGTATCACCCGTTTTGAGGTGTACCACGCCAGGCTCGACTTGAACGACCGGTGTGCCGATGATGAACTTGACGCCGCGAGCTTCCAAGCTTTTCTTCGCGATCGCGACCAGCTCTTCGTCAAAACCCGGCAAAATCATCGGAGCTGCTTCGACGTTGATCAGCTTGATCTTGTCTTTTGGC from Tumebacillus algifaecis encodes the following:
- a CDS encoding coproporphyrinogen-III oxidase family protein translates to MSQHSALPYKKLPNMWNYLYPFIQEGPEPVETVRQFLNSARTPLPGTKSLYVHIPFCDTICTFCPFIRSTNYQDKLQPYVDSLLKELKAIASTPYIQQFKLDAIYVGGGTPSVLSPKMIEDLCTTIQENFTLKDDIEWSFEVEAKSASEDKLKAMAANGVNRISFGVQTFNPYYRKLFNLTASLDEIKQTRELAEKYFKAYNMDLLYQLPGQTIEQLHEDLESVRELGTTSVDVYPLEYLVTSKGFLNMIKDGRVPAPPKADDKVLQHQFVNSYLLNHGYEQTHIYTFAKKDAAYKDFKFGATIYGSYEDEYIGCGQAAASYLSGISHSNSVRTDEYIRAVENGTLPVMRAKEYDAKEKGLIYFPKHMKVSLEYLSQLDLPAEYWEKIEKFEKMGLVIKEDGLLKLTELGKIWYMHVMIDLLPEDQKKTYDRYVEYTQKDRDFYENTELAVIQ
- a CDS encoding coproporphyrinogen-III oxidase family protein, encoding MSDSGAKELPFHALPKMWVYLYPYLKRSDLSVEHVRQFLQTPAPQRGKKTLYMHIPFCDTICTFCPFVRSTNYQDKLQPYVDALIKELKLIASTPRIQGVALDAIFVGGGTPSVLSAEQIHMIGETVHSHFKLKNGFEWTFEVEAKSATEDKLKAMHEQGVNRISFGVQTFDPKFRKMFNLTASHDEIKRTRELAGKYFKGFNMDLLYQLPGQTWEEIQADLQHALELNTTSIDAYPLDYTITSKGFLQSIKNERIPKPPNAYEKVAQQEAVTQFLVEHGYKQEFIYTFIRQDAEHKRFMFGETLYGHYEDECIGAGLSAFSYQAGMVYRNFDTVENYLRAVEENGLSVEIVNDYHAREKGLIYFPKRMSIDLDDIDRHELDARYYELLDQFEAKGLIKREGNRLLLTREGQPWYMNMMIEMLPERTREVHDRISSQLNERADFTFDDELIVFT
- a CDS encoding MFS transporter; amino-acid sequence: MKEPSLFHNRNFTLLYLGQLVSLFGDWFRGVVMIVILYELHPSAATVGGMFIATILPTLFGSIFVGPFVDRWNKKRIMIWSNLLRFVLTLMIVYGVYLQNIWLIYALIVASSLVSAAFQPARTAMVPEIVEEKQIIKATSSFAILNSITMVVASALGGFVADWVGPYPIMYFDAFSYLFAAVCIVLMRYHPQPTEVKVRPPYWQQVREGYDYVRATPQLVAVFWITAARDFVLGYVYILFAIFILEVVQTGNTGMGIGYSMTAVAYLIGAWLIKWYFKKKPFDESAFFKIFFPCHIIYGVGLGVMFSMTGWYWFLVALVVTYIFSQGVNIIAETSLMTYSRADNRGRVVASWLTASRLAYAISLPLFSVIGVYIPTHIGGYILTGVCVISALLVSPWLKAALGDRAKEKSTMHA
- the yfmH gene encoding EF-P 5-aminopentanol modification-associated protein YfmH, coding for MREIRNEQLKLSAFHDQLDNGLNVYVIPREGFKQTYAMFSTKYGSIDREFVVPGADEPTIVPDGIAHFLEHKMFEQESGEDVFKTFARYGAMSNAFTSFDTTAYLFSSTDFLDENLTTLLNYVQEPYFTEENVEKEKGIIEQEIRMYDDDPAWRVYFNLIEGMYQVHPIAIDIAGTVDTIQQIDKDTLYKCYNTFYHPSNMSVVVVGDVDPVHIHALIRDNQAAKDFKRQPEIERIIQNEPTPVRRARHEEKMLISMPSMQFGFKDMSRVSGKEMIINEYATSIGLEALIGRSSPLFNRMYEEGIIDKRFSWSYDVTPRFAHSIFGGNTKDPDRVLAVVEAAFAEATEHGVSEEDFNRARCKMVGQMVAALDSARALARYFTSYTFRDADFFDIIGVMESLTLEQVNQRLREHLDPEMRTVSIVLPK
- the yfmF gene encoding EF-P 5-aminopentanol modification-associated protein YfmF, with the translated sequence MNQFQTREERGIYVHVLPTDKFRMNTIVATFTQELREETATPLAVLPYLLNRGSERYPTPEKLQLALDELYGASLSAIIDKKGERQVVDFSMNVPNEKFLKQGEGLFKKALGILSDVMLRPRLEDGAFLPEYVQAEKEQHKKRLAAVIDDKIVYAGERCIQEMTKGEPFAIPRLGYEERIDEITPQSLYAVYQELLKTAPIHIYVIGDVEIDQVVQDIFSVFNMERDPQLHFQAVQVQHETHEVKEVVERLAINQGKLNIGVWSNVAWESDDYAAMHVCNGVLGAFPHSKLFVNVREKHSLAYYCMSRLEGHKGIISVYAGVEFDKIDQAVDIIREQFETIKKGDISAEEMEFTISALINAYKTAMDTPTSFADFHLNGLIAGRVRTREEMIEAFQKVTVEDVVRVAQGLQFDTIYTLRNEEGNHGA
- a CDS encoding NAD(P)/FAD-dependent oxidoreductase, with translation MAKKVVILGAGYAGLVCALELNKLTTAQEVEIILVNKHDYHQLVTQLHEPAVGAKEQKDVTVSINSILGAKKIKFVQDVVVSIDKAAQEVTLEHNKLSYDYLVVALGSETEYFGIPGLKEYSFTLKSVNQANRIREHIEDCLKSYNQDKKDSKLTFVVGGAGFTGIELVGELADMLPKLAAQYNVPKDKIKLINVEAAPMILPGFDEELVAIAKKSLEARGVKFIIGTPVVQVEPGVVHLKTGDTISSDTMIWTGGVRGIPVVAESGFQTEPRGRAKVDEYMRALDEKNVWIIGDSCFVLAPNGRPYPPTAQISTQMGENAAVNIYSSMKHIKLEKFNPVLLGAVASLGRKEAIGSLGKKMKATGWLAYRVKDASKYRYLAKIGALLKS